TTTAGTTCCGGGCTATGTCCCCCACTTTATTCTGTACTTAGTTTCTTTTTTGTCTTTTCTCAGCTCGAGAGCGCCATATCCATCTGTTCGGACGTTGCTTTCACGGAGATCCGGGAGGCCTACAACCGGACTAGGGCTGAGAAGTTACGGGCTGATAACTTGAAGGATGAGCTTGACGAGGCCCAGAAGAGCTTCCGGATGGTGGAATCTGGATTGAACGAGAAGCTAAAGGAAGAACAGGACCGGGCTGATGGTCTTTCTAAGGAGGTGGAGAAGCTGAAGGGCGAGCTTGCTGTTAAGGAGGATTTGAACAAGGAAGCCATAATTGCTGAGTTCAAGGCCAGTGATGTGTATGACTTTGAGGTTGCCCAAGCCGGGGTGCCCGAGGTTCGCAGATCCTGGGTTGTTGTTGAACGGCATATTAAAACCGACCCCTTTGCTTTCTGGGATAGCTTTATCCAAGAATTCCTGGCGGCCAAGGCAGCTGTTGAGCACGGTAAGGGGGAACCGGAACCTTATGGCGGCCCCAACCCTAGCTTCCTTTAGATCTGGTACAGCTTTGTTAAGCTTTTTGGGCCTTGCCCATGTAATTCTCGTTTCTTAGGATTTGTGATTTTCGTATTTGAATTTGAACTATTTTAATATTTGGATTGGTTCCGGATTGATGGCATTCTGGATTATGTTTTAAACTTTACTTCTTTTTCCTCGTACTTCCGTTTTAGGAAACGTTCGCTTTTCTTCTTGTCCGGGTAGGATACTTCGTCCGGAACTATTTATGCTTTTAATACAGACTGTGGGTATGTCCCCCAACCCGGATTGGGTTTATAGCCGGGTTGTTCCGGGTATGAAGCCTTATTCGGGTGGACTTTGCTTTTGAATTtactttcaatccgggtatgataCCAACCCGGATTGATGTTTGCTTATCTTTATGTACATAGAAAATAATTCTGATTACGTGTTGGTTGTTTTCAATCCGGATTCTATTGCTTATCCGGGTTGATTTTTGCTTCTAAATTTGCTCCCAATCCGGGTATATTACTAACCCGGATTGATGTTTGCTTATTCGATTTATGTACTTAGAGAATAATCTGAGTACATGATGGTTGTTTTCAACCCGGATTCGAATGCTTATCCGGGTTgatttttgcttttaaatttgctttTCAACCCAGATTCGAATGCTTATCCGGGTTgatttttgcttttaaatttgctttcaatccgggtatgataCCAACCCGGATTGATGATTGCTCTATTTACTTAGAAATTATCTAAGCAAATAGTGGTTGCTTTTGTTTTTTGCTTCCAACCTGGTTATAAGAATATATCCGGATTGTTTTTTGCTTTGTTTACTAgtaatttaaaagtaataactttctaagaaaggaaaattcttttcattgacTTGAGATTTTCTTCATATAAAATATAGGATCCtagattggttgcttgccataggcaacagtttttggttgcttttggttgCTTCTTCTATTGGTAAAAttttctgagcctgagtccatgccaaGTGTTTGGGACCTCGGATTCATCCATATTCATGAGCTTATATGTTCCTGGCCTTAGAACTTCCTTGACTTTGTATGGGCCTTCCCACCTTGGCATTAGCTTCCCAAAGTTTATGGGATATGAAGCTTCCGTGTCTCGAAGGACGAagtctccaacttgaaagttcTTGACCCGGaacttcttgctgaagtgctcttTAGTTTTTTCCTTATACTTTTCCATTCTTGCCACCGCCTGGTCTCGGACTTCATCGATTAGGTCAATATTTGttctgagcccctcctcattCGCTATCTCATCAAAATTGATTGCTCGAAGGGAAGGGGATCCTATTTCAATTGGTAGCATAGCTTCAGTTCCATAAGCCAGTTTgaagggggtttctcctgtgcttgtttGGGGGCTTGTTTTGTATGCCCAGAATACATTAGGCAACtcttctggccatttggttttgctttccctgAGCCTCTTCTCGATCTCCCGGAGAAGTATTCGATTGGTTACTTCGACTTGGCCATTcccttgagggtaggctacagATGACTTTTTCTGTCGGATACCTCGTTCCTGAATATAGGATTCAAATTCTAATCCGACGAACTGTGGCCCATTATCCGAGACCAGTACTCttgggatcccgaacctcatcaagaTGTTGTCCATGAACTTGATGCAATCTTACTGGTTTATCGTTCTCATAGCTTTTGCCTCTACCCATTTGGTCATATAATCAATTGAGACTAGCAAGTACCTGAGGTCTCATGATATCAATGCCCCATATAGCaaatgggattggtgacaagactgaAGAGGGTAGGACTGGGCTCATCCGGGTCACATTGCTGAAAAGCTGGCATTTCTTGCATTTTTTCACGAATTCTATTGCATCCTGGTGGATAGTAGGCCAGTAGTACCCTTGTCTTATGATTTTGTGAGCTAGGGCTTTTGCGGACATatgtgaaagagatgtgtcctaagtccaatcatgtatgataatttaggaataacttttatgtaatctgttttgatttcattgatattaataaaagacttgttttggttttattgcgggctttatctagttaattgtttaaataagatataccatagtttagagtaaagctttttatggattatgatgagatcataataatgagacctaaaagatgataactctaaacttaaatatttcctggtcgtaggattactaactggtaattagtaatccgcaaagatcggtacatactatgtttgcttcattatgaaggatgtatgttctcatagatatttgtgtggtgacactatagctagtatgtaggtgcttattatagaataagttcactgaacatgactcacacagctgaacaactgatggagttcactcacgtgtcagcagttgttcacatagtgatagttgtacaagtatccttagacttgaggtcatcatagtcatcttgtgtacactgaactatgctttggtttatttcttagtctccagggacaattataagggctctactgggtataggaatttgtacacgaagatagtgtatgatcaataaaggatctaccccttccagtgaaggaagagaatgttcaatattgatccacttatgctagttcaggaatctctggccagagtgaatgaaattagaaaggagtttctaatttacattaaattgaactaagcatagtgaatgggaaagaaaatgattaaataagataggcttgacacaagttccacgccttgtatttaatcgtgacattgcagggtagaaggaattgattgtacggtaactactcactgaataggttcttggtattctaagcagtgaattcttattatccggatagtcgcgatatgctgagaagtatccctcacgatgtagaataaatatgattaatttattaattaatcatatttaatgaattagagaatttatataaataatgataaaatagttttattattatttatttctactaccggcttaatattgaacctacatggtcacaccataaaagagaatgatttaatggtggaggaattaattaataatggctggtaattatttatttgtgaaataaataattaattagaagatttaataattgattaaatgaggtttaattaattcttaatattattaattaagaatttaattttggaaattaaatcaagtgagagaattatttttctaaagtgtttagaaaaaggattaatgattaaaaggtgttttaattattagttaattggttaataagaataatcaattaaagggttaataataataatattttatggaaaattttcagctgaaaattttgcctagaaatatactattataaaccctatttgcctcaacccaaataattaaccctaattctaaagtagaacaagagggaggcaactaattctctcaacctcttcctcctccatcacattgtactcttggtggataccggtggagtgcttcacacttgaggagcagctgctagggatttccgttcatcgttcttggatcgctattaaagacctccatctttccattaacgtaaagcttcttaaggtaaacatactgaactacgaattaaatattatttttcgcatggatcctgcggagggtttcctttttttttaagatttaaatttacgttttcgttgcgtttatgtgctaaaaacccttcaatagcatcagagctacttgcgaaaagtttttaattcgtttatgtgtttaactgttttcgatatatgagcatgtacgtgattcgccatgatttgatgttgatataatatgcttatatatgtatggttttgaatatatgatattcatgtgagttgtataatcataagatgattatgtaatctgtatatatactgatatatacatgatttatgtttgttctaattatgagaatcatattagatacgggTTCAGAATTGGCtactgcagatttgctgaaatctgggtctggtgtccgatttacgcaaacgaatacccgagcgtctgaacaaaactgatagatgaagctatcaacgactcgtctgtaaggcgtttgacgtcgtttactgcccgtaaacagtaattcttgtttttctgatttgattctgatttttctgatttttgtcatattttttttatgattagatcatggataatatgatatgttaagatcagattatgtgttttaacatgattttatgtgttgtatgagcatggtggatggttatggccttttgaccttag
This sequence is a window from Apium graveolens cultivar Ventura chromosome 9, ASM990537v1, whole genome shotgun sequence. Protein-coding genes within it:
- the LOC141685838 gene encoding uncharacterized protein LOC141685838, giving the protein MSAKALAHKIIRQGYYWPTIHQDAIEFVKKCKKCQLFSNVTRMSPVLPSSVLSPIPFAIWGIDIMRPQERGIRQKKSSVAYPQGNGQVEVTNRILLREIEKRLRESKTKWPEELPNVFWAYKTSPQTSTGETPFKLAYGTEAMLPIEIGSPSLRAINFDEIANEEGLRTNIDLIDEVRDQAVARMEKYKEKTKEHFSKKFRVKNFQVGDFVLRDTEASYPINFGKLMPRWEGPYKVKEVLRPGTYKLMNMDESEVPNTWHGLRLRKFYQ